In Amaranthus tricolor cultivar Red isolate AtriRed21 chromosome 5, ASM2621246v1, whole genome shotgun sequence, a genomic segment contains:
- the LOC130813374 gene encoding uncharacterized protein LOC130813374 produces MRLHNLNRMIRESDTLCRNYLRINRYTFGVLLEMVRDIGGLNETRNTCLEEMVAGFLYTLAHHKKNRMMGAHFYRSGETISKQFHACLLAILKLHAILLKKPTPIQEDCNDERWKYIKNSLGALDGTMILVNVPCDDRSKYRTRKGTLAMNVLGVCSPEMEFIYVLPGWEGSAHDGRILRDVISRPNGLKVPKGNLIDGRWGILRSPSWFSLQTHGRIVLACALLHNLVKRYMLAEFDDEDLFEENDSDYNDGDDNDGDDNEEDDVEYITSVAVTDPWTNFRNRMAQYILRMDESSASGGGRGKNKRFWTAQEDKALVEALSELAVDPHWRCENGFRSGYMVRLEELIGKALPGCGLKALPHIDSRLKTLVAKFRAISQMLNTSGFVWDDEKKIISNHPNCKNLFGVSFPHFHELMNVYGKDYAIGKPAEDYVEAIKNLQNVAPPQVTLDSSDDEGIDASGNATQTVTSPPAKRMKTEKTSKRSKRGNAGEGSSNELASLQAFMKDMNVHLSTMANVMARTDDREQKIVEQTEKVLEELLSFNLEGVTPNQVFEVANILTSQPNKLLIFSKCPDALKSAYVKSLLGGNSNA; encoded by the exons ATGAGATTGCACAACTTGAATAGAATGATTAGAGAAAGTGACACTTTGTGTAGGAACTATCTTCGTATAAATCGATACACATTTGGTGTACTTTTAGAGATGGTTAGAGATATTGGTGGattaaatgaaacaagaaaCACATGTTTGGAAGAGATGGTTGCGGGTTTCTTGTACACATTAGCTCaccataagaaaaatagaatgatgGGTGCACATTTTTATAGAAGTGGAGAAACTATTAGTAAACAATTTCATGCTTGTTTGTTAGCAATCTTAAAGTTACATGCTATTCTTCTTAAGAAACCAACACCAATACAAGAGGATTGCAACGATGAAAGATGGAAATATATCAAg aaCTCATTAGGTGCCCTTGATGGTACAATGATTCTAGTGAATGTTCCTTGTGATGATCGATCCAAATATCGGACTAGAAAAGGTACCCTTGCTATGAATGTATTAGGAGTATGTTCACCCGAGATggaatttatatatgtcttaccTGGTTGGGAGGGGTCGGCACACGATGGTCGGATTCTTCGAGATGTTATTTCTAGGCCTAATGGGTTGAAAGTTCCAAAAGGTAATTTGATTGAC GGAAGATGGGGGATTCTTAGAAGTCCTTCTTGGTTTAGTTTACAAACACATGGTCGAATTGTACTTGCTTGTGCTTTATTACATAATTTGGTAAAGAGATACATGCTTGCAGAATTTGATGATGAGGACTTGTTTGAGGAAAATGATAGTGATTataatgatggtgatgataatgatggtgatgataatgaggaagatgatgtgGAGTACATAACCTCCGTTGCTGTAACCGATCCATGGACGAATTTTCGAAATAGAATGGCCCAATATAT ACTT AGGATGGATGAAAGTAGTGCTAGTGGAGGTGGAAGGGGAAAAAACAAACGATTTTGGACTGCCCAAGAAGATAAGGCTCTAGTGGAAGCATTGTCAGAGTTAGCTGTTGATCCTCACTGGAGGTGTGAAAATGGATTTAGAAGCGGCTACATGGTTCGCTTAGAGGAGCTCATAGGTAAGGCTCTTCCTGGTTGTGGTTTGAAGGCTCTGCCACACATTGATTCTCGACTTAAGACACTTGTAGCCAAGTTTAGGgctatttctcaaatgttaaataCAAGTGGATTTGTCtgggatgatgaaaaaaaaataatttct AATCATCCGAATTGCAAAAACTTGTTTGGAGTTTCATTTCCGCACTTTCATGAACTCATGAATGTTTACGGCAAGGATTATGCTATTGGAAAACCAGCTGAAGATTATGTTGAAGCAATCAAAAATTTGCAAAATGTTGCCCCTCCACAAGTTACacttgattcaagtgatgatgagggAATTGATGCTAGTGGTAATGCCACTCAAACTGTTACTTCTCCTCCTGCCAAAAGGATGAAGACTGAAAAAACTTCTAAAAGAAGTAAGAGAGGAAATGCTGGTGAAGGTAGTTCTAATGAGTTGGCTAGCTTACAAGCATTCATGAAAGACATGAATGTTCATCTTTCAACTATGGCAAATGTGATGGCTCGCACTGATGATCGTGAGCAAAAAATAGTTGAACAGACTGAGAAAGTGTTAGAGGAactactctcttttaatttagaAGGTGTAACTCCTAACCAAGTTTTTGAAGTTGCTAACATTCTAACCTCACAACCAAACAAGCTCCTCATATTTTCAAAGTGTCCCGACGCTTTGAAAAGTGCTTATGTTAAGAGTCTTCTTGGAGGAAATAGTAATGCTTAG